One genomic segment of Tripterygium wilfordii isolate XIE 37 chromosome 9, ASM1340144v1, whole genome shotgun sequence includes these proteins:
- the LOC120005126 gene encoding uncharacterized protein LOC120005126 isoform X1, whose translation MDGPKICENMYSRANFTLHVGSQTEPLYQMSLLEYQILQAVIYCIRANCRDQTTCNFADSCWLAENATGLIGLIVLTKISQPLITLKALHKITINPRQCFPPLAH comes from the exons ATGGATGGCCCGAAGATATGTGAGAATATGTATTCCAGAGCCAACTTTACTTTACACG TGGGGTCACAAACAGAGCCGCTGTATCAGATGTCTCTACTGGAATATCAGATTCTTCAGGCAGTGATTTACTGTATCAGAGCTAATTGCAGAGATCAAACCACG TGTAATTTTGCAGATTCTTGCTGGCTTGCTGAAAATGCTACTGGTTTAATAGGGCTGATTGTACTCACAAAGATTTCGCAACCCTTGATCACCTTGAAGGCTCTTCACAAGATCACCATCAATCCTCGACAGTGCTTCCCTCCTCTGGCGCATTAA
- the LOC120006680 gene encoding pathogen-associated molecular patterns-induced protein A70 has translation MTGSMWTYITSWFAPTSLFLVFNLVVGTIFIISRFGAERRPQHDNFSSDHPTPLARSSSLLDRVRSINVSGYKFEQHEPQAQIHYMHDPAGPNQLARAPSLLERVKSINFPSFHRPDPIYQEREFDPHTDSDANIIPDGPPPLSRAPSLLERVKSINLSSFYRPDPTSHEPEFTPETDIDDNLIPDRSPYNDNLNHHVSKSKSEIGLSTKPSGQREKMKKSASEKSKMALLDDEQQEDRESIEKRRPATMKIEKTVSFGDEGVDAKADDFINKFKQQLRLQRLDSLLRYKDMFKAK, from the coding sequence ATGACCGGATCCATGTGGACTTACATCACCAGCTGGTTCGCAcccacctctctcttcctcgtCTTCAACCTCGTCGTCGGTACAATCTTCATCATTTCTCGATTTGGCGCTGAAAGAAGACCACAACATGACAACTTTAGTTCCGACCATCCAACTCCACTTGCCCGATCCTCGTCACTCCTCGACAGGGTCAGGTCCATAAACGTCTCCGGCTACAAATTTGAACAGCATGAACCACAAGCCCAAATACACTACATGCATGACCCGGCGGGTCCGAATCAACTTGCTCGAGCTCCTTCTCTGCTCGAACGGGTGAAGTCCATTAACTTCCCTTCTTTTCACCGACCCGATCCGATTTACCAGGAGCGAGAGTTCGACCCACACACCGACTCGGATGCCAACATAATTCCGGACGGTCCGCCTCCACTTTCTCGAGCCCCTTCCCTACTGGAACGCGTGAAGTCTATCAACTTATCTTCTTTCTACCGACCCGACCCGACAAGCCATGAGCCGGAATTCACTCCAGAAACCGACATCGACGACAACCTAATTCCGGACCGGAGTCCATACAATGACAATCTCAATCACCATGTGAGTAAAAGTAAATCGGAGATTGGACTATCGACTAAGCCTTCTGGGCAGagggagaagatgaagaagtcAGCAAGTGAGAAATCGAAGATGGCGCTGCTCGATGATGAACAACAGGAAGACAGAGAGAGCATAGAGAAGAGGAGGCCGGCGACGATGAAGATTGAGAAAACGGTGTCGTTTGGGGACGAGGGAGTGGATGCCAAAGCCGACGATTTCATCAACAAATTCAAGCAGCAGTTGAGGTTGCAGAGGCTAGATTCCTTATTGCGTTACAAGGACATGTTCAAGGCAAAGTGA
- the LOC120005727 gene encoding transmembrane protein 258-like, with translation MAPKPITSPVPDSSYPALAFLMLAIGLVITASFFIYEATSSRRNRSLAKELITGAVASVFLGFGSLFLLLSSGVYV, from the exons ATG gcTCCGAAACCGATCACGAGTCCCGTACCCGACTCATCGTACCCAGCCCTAGCCTTCTTGATGCTCGCAATCGGCCTCGTGATCACTGCTTCCTTCTTCAT CTATGAAGCAACCTCATCAAGGCGAAATCGCAGTCTTGCCAAGGAACTTATAACAGGAGCAGTGGCTTCTGTTTTCTTG GGGTTTGGATCTTTGTTTCTTCTACTATCCTCTGGTGTTTATGTTTAA
- the LOC120005126 gene encoding uncharacterized protein LOC120005126 isoform X2 encodes MDGPKICENMYSRANFTLHEPLYQMSLLEYQILQAVIYCIRANCRDQTTCNFADSCWLAENATGLIGLIVLTKISQPLITLKALHKITINPRQCFPPLAH; translated from the exons ATGGATGGCCCGAAGATATGTGAGAATATGTATTCCAGAGCCAACTTTACTTTACACG AGCCGCTGTATCAGATGTCTCTACTGGAATATCAGATTCTTCAGGCAGTGATTTACTGTATCAGAGCTAATTGCAGAGATCAAACCACG TGTAATTTTGCAGATTCTTGCTGGCTTGCTGAAAATGCTACTGGTTTAATAGGGCTGATTGTACTCACAAAGATTTCGCAACCCTTGATCACCTTGAAGGCTCTTCACAAGATCACCATCAATCCTCGACAGTGCTTCCCTCCTCTGGCGCATTAA
- the LOC120005524 gene encoding mediator of DNA damage checkpoint protein 1-like: MGLVLVVPVMLQLVKLSVICALLTVHGSTGYDISPSPASLSVEITPTPVSWSGNPSRSASQHHGLGLLAPLASPPLMFAPRPRTKRPAPSSANTPMEPMPHNAAPPPLTDQEHSPSSSPRFPFVSPSNPTATPSSTIHADAPSVLPGAPREKTPAVATPPTKFPQIAPAISPSAPGTFPPTSHQRNASKSEAPVVESIAPVAPPPRPTIQPNIPGTFSPPPDEQERNASNNKAPIQEPIAPAAPPPRPTIQPNIPGTFSPTPDEQERNASNNEAPIQEPIAPVAPPLRPIIQPNIPGPFSPTPDEQERNASNNKSPIQEPIAPVAPPPRPATQPNIPGTFSPTPDEQERNASNNKAPIQEPIAPVAPLPRPTMQPNIPGPFSPTPGEEERNASNNKAPIQEPIAPVAPPLRPTIQPNIPGTFSPTSGEQERNASNNKAPIQEPVAPVVPPPPPTIHPSIPATLPPTSHQRNESNYEAPIVAPVAPAPRTRGDSPPIHHQRNVSDDKAPEISPTTPVADTDVSPAATPSVDWEEGGVLVAAPPNDIPKLLPPVNHSPTKAPSKHNAIRHHQSAPVPSLVSHRPPQDRDYLSPALSPSSSFHKPHHARDRMNIPSPAYVIPLPPNQQGPASSPAFLPLSKRRQNAHAPAPFDPGSLISPSRHHFPPSISHASPTPSPFPSSASVWTQMPILSPKASPSGSPPRSPKIPLLPPTQSLPPPPPNKDCSSTECKEPYTNAPSGSPCGCVRPIQVGLRLSVALYTFFPLVPQLAEEIAAGVFLKQGQVRIIGANAASQNPEKTIVLTDLVPLEEMFDNTTAFLTYHRFWHKQVVINPSLFGQYDVLYVRYPGLPPSPPSAPSVSMIDGGPYSANGNNARAIKPLGVDVRNGQHKDDLSGGIVAVIVLSVLVAVVLCGAVAWVLLFKHRDSASQPASIQQSFPATVLKPSRATGSVKGSGISSTSLSFGSSIAPYKGSAKTFSTADIERATDNLNASRVLGEGGFGCVYSGVLEDGTKVAVKVLKRDDQQGGREFLAEVEMLSRLHHRNLVKLIGICTEERSRCLVYELIPNGSVESHLHGVDKEAAPLDWDARVKIALGAARGLAYLHEDSSPRVIHRDFKASNILLEHDFTPKVSDFGLARVAMDEDNRHISTRVMGTFGYVAPEYAMTGHLLVKSDVYSYGVVLLELLTGRRPIDMSQPPGQENLVAWARPLLTSREGLETIIDKCLGPDAPFDSIAKVAAIASMCVQTEVTHRPFMGEVVQALNLVCNECDEAKEVGSRTSSRENLSIDVDAGVSTSSRQPLDPLQSQYHMPRYDFGPDTEMGLSASDLFSASVRLDRQASGSFRRYSSSGPLRTERGRQFWQTIRGLTGGSLSEHGVMFKVQPGSH, encoded by the exons ATGGGGTTGGTGCTGGTGGTACCGGTGATGCTTCAACTTGTGAAACTCTCAGTCATTTGTGCTCTTTTAACTGTGCATGGATCTACAG GGTATGATATATCCCCATCACCAGCGAGTCTTTCTGTAGAAATTACACCCACTCCTGTTTCCTGGAGTGGCAATCCATCTAGATCAGCATCTCAGCATCATG GGTTAGGCTTGCTTGCTCCTCTTGCATCACCACCTCTAATGTTTGCCCCTAGGCCTAGGACAAAACGGCCTGCGCCCTCATCAGCTAATACTCCAATGGAACCAATGCCACATAATGCAGCTCCTCCACCTTTGACTGATCAAGAACATTCACCATCCTCGTCACCCAGATTTCCCTTTGTATCACCATCTAATCCCACGGCTACTCCCTCCTCAACTATTCATGCAGATGCACCATCCGTGTTGCCAGGTGCTCCGAGAGAGAAGACACCAGCTG TTGCAACTCCTCCAACAAAATTTCCACAAATAGCACCAGCCATCAGCCCGAGTGCACCAGGAACTTTTCCCCCAACTTCTCATCAAAGAAATGCGTCAAAGAGCGAGGCTCCTGTTGTAGAGTCCATTGCTCCAG TTGCACCACCACCAAGACCAACCATACAGCCGAACATACCTGGAACTTTCTCCCCACCCCCAGATGAGCAAGAAAGGAATGCGTCAAACAATAAGGCTCCTATCCAGGAGCCTATAGCTCCAG CTGCACCACCACCGCGACCAACCATACAACCGAACATACCAGGAACTTTCTCCCCAACCCCAGATGAGCAAGAAAGGAACGCGTCGAACAATGAGGCTCCTATCCAGGAGCCCATAGCTCCAG TTGCACCACCACTGAGACCAATCATACAACCGAACATACCAGGACCTTTCTCCCCAACCCCAGATGAGCAAGAAAGGAACGCGTCGAACAATAAGTCTCCTATCCAGGAGCCTATAGCTCCAG TTGCACCACCACCGAGACCGGCCACACAACCGAACATACCAGGAACTTTCTCCCCAACCCCAGATGAGCAAGAAAGGAACGCGTCGAACAATAAGGCTCCTATCCAGGAGCCTATAGCTCCAG TTGCACCACTACCGAGACCAACCATGCAACCAAACATACCAGGACCTTTCTCCCCAACCCCAGGTGAGGAAGAAAGGAATGCGTCAAACAATAAAGCTCCTATCCAGGAGCCTATAGCTCCAG TTGCACCACCACTGAGACCAACCATACAACCGAATATACCAGGAACTTTCTCCCCAACCTCAGGTGAGCAAGAAAGGAACGCGTCGAACAATAAGGCTCCTATCCAGGAGCCTGTAGCTCCAG TtgtaccaccaccaccaccaaccatCCATCCAAGCATTCCCGCAACTCTGCCACCAACCTCCCATCAAAGAAATGAATCAAACTATGAAGCACCTATTGTGGCACCTGTTGCTCCag CACCTCGTACTAGAGGGGATTCACCACCAATTCATCATCAAAGAAATGTATCGGATGATAAGGCTCCAGAAATTTCACCTACCACTCCAG TTGCAGATACTGATGTCTCTCCTGCGGCTACTCCAAGTGTTGACTGGGAGGAAGGCGGAGTGCTAGTTGCTGCACCGCCAAATGATATCCCCAAGCTATTGCCACCTGTGAACCATTCCCCAACTAAGG CTCCTTCAAAGCACAATGCTATAAGGCATCATCAGAGTGCCCCGGTGCCATCACTTGTATCTCACAGACCTCCACAAGATAGAGACTATCTGTCTCCTGCATTATCACCTTCTTCCTCATTTCATAAACCTCATCATGCAAGGGACAGAATGAACATCCCATCTCCGGCATATGTGATACCTCTTCCTCCAAATCAGcaag GTCCTGCCAGTTCTCCTGCATTTCTTCCATTGAGTAAGCGGAGACAAAATGCTCATGCACCCGCACCCTTTGATCCAG GTTCTTTAATTTCTCCATCTCGGCATCACTTTCCCCCATCAATAAGCCATGCATCACCTACTCCTTCACCATTTCCAAGTTCTGCATCTGTCTGGACCCAAA TGCCCATTCTCTCCCCTAAGGCTTCTCCTTCTGGGTCTCCACCAAGAAGTCCAAAGATTCCACTTCTGCCTCCAACGCAATCACTACCACCTCCTCCTCCCAATAAAG ACTGTTCTTCTACGGAATGCAAGGAGCCATACACAAATGCTCCTTCTGGGTCTCCCTGTGGCTGTGTTAGGCCCATTCAAGTTGGACTGCGCCTCAGTGTTGCCCTTTACACTTTCTTCCCTTTGGTTCCACAGCTAGCCGAGGAAATTGCTGCTGGGGTATTCTTGAAACAAGGTCAAGTTCGTATTATTGGAGCCAATGCTGCCAGCCAGAACCCAGAAAAGACAATTGTCCTTACTGATTTGGTACCTCTTGAAGAGATGTTTGATAACACTACAGCATTTTTGACATACCATAGATTTTGGCATAAACAAGTTGTCATAAATCCTTCCCTGTTTGGGCAATATGACGTATTATATGTGCGTTACCCAG GTCTACCTCCATCTCCACCCTCTGCACCGAGCGTTAGCATGATAGATGGTGGGCCATATTCTGCTAATGGTAATAATGCGCGGGCAATAAAGCCCCTGGGGGTTGATGTGCGGAATGGGCAGCATAAAGATGATCTTAGCGGTGGCATAGTTGCTGTAATTGTTCTGTCAGTTCTTGTGGCAGTTGTTTTATGTGGCGCAGTTGCTTGGGTTCTGCTGTTCAAACACAGAGACAGTGCTTCCCAACCAGCATCCATCCAGCAGTCTTTTCCCGCTACCGTCCTAAAACCATCAC GTGCTACTGGGTCAGTTAAGGGAAGTGGTATCAGTTCTACATCCTTATCATTTGGATCTAGTATTGCACCTTACAAAGGATCTGCTAAAACCTTCAGCACTGCTGATATAGAGAGAGCAACAGACAACCTTAATGCTTCGAGAGTACTTGGGGAAGGAGGCTTTGGCTGTGTTTACAGTGGTGTTCTTGAAGATGGGACCAAAGTGGCGGTCAAAGTTTTAAAGAGAGATGATCAGCAGGGTGGACGTGAATTCTTGGCCGAAGTCGAGATGCTCAGCCGTCTACACCACAGAAATTTGGTCAAATTGATTGGCATATGTACAGAGGAGCGCAGCAGGTGCTTGGTTTATGAACTCATTCCAAATGGCAGTGTAGAGTCTCATTTACATG GAGTTGACAAAGAAGCTGCTCCACTTGATTGGGATGCCCGGGTGAAGATAGCTCTTGGTGCTGCACGGGGTCTAGCATATTTGCATGAAGATTCGAGCCCCCGTGTCATACACAGAGATTTCAAGGCGAGCAACATCTTGCTGGAACATGATTTCACACCAAAAGTGTCTGACTTTGGTTTGGCACGAGTTGCCATGGACGAGGACAACAGGCATATATCAACGCGTGTTATGGGAACTTTTGG GTATGTAGCTCCCGAGTATGCGATGACAGGGCATCTTCTGGTGAAGAGTGATGTTTACAGCTATGGTGTAGTCCTTCTTGAGCTTCTAACTGGAAGAAGACCTATAGACATGTCACAACCACCCGGTCAGGAGAATTTAGTGGCATGGGCACGTCCACTCCTCACGAGTAGAGAAGGGTTGGAAACAATTATAGATAAATGCTTAGGACCTGATGCCCCATTTGATAGCATTGCTAAGGTAGCTGCAATTGCTTCTATGTGTGTACAAACGGAGGTAACGCACCGTCCTTTCATGGGTGAGGTAGTTCAGGCATTAAATTTAGTATGTAATGAGTGTGATGAGGCGAAAGAAGTCGGTTCAAGAACTTCTAGCCGAGAAAATTTGTCAATTGATGTGGATGCTGGAGTCAGTACTAGCTCTAGACAGCCTCTGGATCCCTTGCAAAGCCAATATCACATGCCTCGCTATGATTTTGGGCCGGATACAGAGATGGGACTGTCAGCCTCAGATTTGTTCAGTGCATCGGTGAGACTTGACAGGCAGGCATCTGGATCCTTTAGGAGATATTCCAGTTCCGGTCCGTTGAGGACTGAAAGGGGTAGACAGTTCTGGCAGACAATAAGAGGGTTAACCGGGGGTAGTTTGAGTGAACATGGAGTTATGTTCAAGGTACAGCCGGGTTCGCATTGA
- the LOC120005726 gene encoding uncharacterized protein LOC120005726, whose product MEETRKRQAEEDLASTESSPRKCRSVCPSEGKSESNGEVGEDIISWLSIDDETASELLKLLDPNSETCGAAATTRVRFIYNPYSRPLIFQSSSSYVTINSNEESCGSSFSHSESSMMASVDARGINISRHLLSDEGKAVRLGSQVEDIGGGLEWNEEEARGWEAVEGYDGIDWNDDMLARFLGE is encoded by the coding sequence ATGGAGGAGACAAGGAAGCGGCAGGCGGAGGAAGACCTAGCCAGTACTGAATCGTCGCCGAGGAAATGCCGAAGTGTTTGTCCGTCTGAAGGGAAGTCGGAGAGTAACGGGGAGGTCGGAGAGGACATCATCTCTTGGTTATCCATAGACGATGAAACGGCAAGTGAACTATTGAAGCTTCTGGACCCCAACTCGGAAACCTGCGGTGCAGCAGCGACGACTAGGGTTAGGTTCATCTACAACCCGTACTCAAGGCCGTTGATCTTCCAGTCTTCGTCGTCCTACGTCACCATTAACAGCAACGAAGAGAGCTGCGGCTCCTCGTTCTCACACTCCGAATCCTCGATGATGGCGAGTGTAGACGCGCGTGGTATCAACATTTCCCGCCATCTACTGAGTGATGAAGGAAAGGCGGTGCGATTGGGGAGTCAAGTAGAGGATATTGGCGGCGGGTTGGAGTGGAATGAGGAGGAGGCGCGTGGGTGGGAAGCGGTTGAGGGCTACGATGGGATTGACTGGAATGATGATATGCTAGCAAGGTTTCTGGGTGAGTAG